A region of the Pseudomonas sp. J452 genome:
GAGGAACAGGCGGCCGCTCGGCTCCTGCACCGGCACGCTCGGCCCGTATTGCAGCAGGCGGGCCAGAACTTGCTCTTCGTCGGCAGTGAGTACACCGGCAACATCGGCAAAATGCGCGAACTCGGCGTACAGACCGGTCACAGCGGGGACCTTGGCGGTCAGTTGCTCGAGCAATTTGCCGTGACGGAAAGCGGAAAGAGCGGGCGCGCCGCGCAGGATCAACATCGTGAACAGCCTCTGGGAAGGGGTGTGCTTTGAGGCCGTGCATTCTAGCCTAAAGCGCCGCCGGGCGGCACCCGTGCGCATGCAGCCAGGCTGCAGCCTGCCGCCGGACGGCAAAATCACCGGAAAACCGGCGCAGACCGCGCAGCGCCTAGCAGAGCCGCCCCCGACTGTCGATATATGGCGCCCCCCAGGCTTTGCGTATACTGCGCCGATGCTTGTCCAAATTGCGTTGCGCATCCGTACGGCCGCCTGGCTGCTGGCGATTGCAATCCCCCTGCTACTCGCAGGCTGTGATGGCGATGGCGAAGTCGCCAAACAGCCCAGCACCCTCGAGCGTGTACAGGAGGAGGGAGCACTACGGGTGGTCACCCGCAACAGCCCGGCCACCTATTTCCAGGACCGCAACGGCGAGACCGGTTTCGAATATGAACTGGTCAAGCGCTTCGCCGAGAACCTCGGCGTCCAGCTGCAGATCGAAACCGCCGACAATCTCGATGACCTGTTCAGCCGCCTCAACCAGGCGAATGGCCCGGTCTTGGCCGCCGCCGGCCTGGTCGACAGCGAGGGGCGCAAGAGCCAGGCGCAGTTTTCCCAGGCTTACCTGCAAGTCACCCCGCAAGTCATCTACCGCAACGGCCAGCCACGCCCCTCGCGCCCCGAGGATCTGGTCGGCAAGCGCATTCTGGTGCTGCAAGGCAGCAGCCATGCCGAACAGCTGGCGCAGCTGCAAGCCACGCTGCCCGAACTGAAATACGAAGAATCTTCTGCCGTCGAAGTGGTCGACCTGCTGCGCATGGTCGACGAGGGACAAATTGACCTGACCCTGGTCGACTCCAACGAGCTGGCGATGAACCAGGTGTATTTCCCCAATGTGCGCGTGGCCTTCGACCTGGGTGACGCGCGCAACGTGGGTTGGGCGGTGGCCAGCGGCACGGACGACAGCCTGCTGCTGGAGGTCAACCACTTCCTCGCCCTGGTCGAGGAAAACGGCAGCCTGCAGCGCCTCAAGCAGCGCTACTACGGGCATGTCGACGTCCTCGGCTACGTCGGCGCCTACACCTTCGCCAAACACCTGCAGCAGCGCCTGCCGCGTTACGAGCAGCACTTCAAGCAGGCCGCAGAGAAGCACAAGGTCGACTGGCGCCTGCTGGCTGCCGTCGGCTACCAGGAATCGCTGTGGCAGCCGGAAGCCACCTCGAAGACCGGCGTGCGCGGTCTGATGATGCTGACCCAGGGCACTGCCCAGGCCATGGGTGTGGCCAATCGCCTGGACCCCCGGCAAAGCATCATGGGCGGCGGCAAGTACCTGGCCCTGATCCACAGCGGCCTGGCCGAAGACCTGGGAGAGCCAGATCGCACCTGGTTCGCCCTGGCCGCCTACAACATCGGCATCGCCCACCTGGGCGACGCACGCAAGCTGGCCAAGGCAGAAGGCCTGGATCCGAACAAGTGGCTGGATGTGCAGAAGATGCTGCCGCGCCTGGCGCAGAAGCAGTGGTACAGCAAGACCCGCTACGGCTATGCGCGCGGCGGCGAAACCGTGCACTTCGTGCGCAACATCCGCCGCTACTACGACATCCTCAACTGGGTGACCCAGCCACAGCTGGAAGGCACCCAGGTCGCCGAAAGCGGCTTCCACGTGCCGGGCGTGAACAAGACCATTCCGCCGGAAGACTCCACACAGCTCTGATGCCGCGCGTAGCCCGGATGCAATCCGGGAAATCACCTCACAGGGCAACCCGGATTGCATCCGAGCTACGTGCGTCGCGCCTTGAAGAAGGCACTGAGTACCGCCCCGCACTCCTGCGCGAGCAAGCCGCCCTCGACCAGCACCCGGTGATTGAGGAACTCCTGACTGAAGAACTGCCCGCGGCTGACCACCACCCCGGCCTTCGGCTCGGTGGCGCCGTAGACCACCCGGGCAATCCGCGAATGCACGATCAGCCCGGCGCACATGCTGCACGGCTCCAGGGTCACATACAGGGTGCTACCCGGCAGGCGGTAGTTGCGCAGATCAAGGGCGGCGGCGCGGATCGCCACCATCTCGGCGTGGCCGCTGGGGTCATGGGTGGAGATCGGGCAGTTGAAGCCGCGCCCGATGATCTCGCCATCCTGCACCAGCACCGCGCCCACCGGCACTTCGCCGAGCGCCGCGCCTTCGCTGGCCAGGGCCAGGGCCTCGCGCATGAAGCGCTCGTCCTGGCTGCGGTCGATGATCTTGATCTGGCGCATCAGTTTTCCTTAAACCACAGCAATCGCGGCCATCAGACCGGTTTCCATGTGGTCGATAACATGGCAATGGAACATCCACACCCCCGGATTATCGGCGACGAAGGCGATGCGCGCCGTCTCGTTCTTGCCCAGCAGGTAGGTGTCGGTTAAATACGGAACGATATCGCGGCGATCGGAGTCGAGCACCTTGAAACTCATGCCATGCAGGTGGATCGGGTGCTGGTACTGGGCCATATTGCGCAGCACGAAGATGTAGTGGCCATCCTTCTTCAGGGTCGCGATGGGCCGGTCGGCGCAGGCCTTGTCATCGATATCCCAGGCCTGGCCGTTGATCTGCCAGTAGCGCGCCGGGCCGGCCTGATTCGGACTGGCCAACAGGGCCGCCCACTCGAAGTTGAAACGCAGGGTCTCGGCCTGGCTCAAGTCCGGCTCAGCGACCGGATTGGCCGGCAGCGCCGGCGGCCAGTCGTCGGCTGCCTGGGCACTGGCCACACTTTTCAGGGTCGCCAGACGCAGCGGGCCGTTGCGCAGCGATAGCTCGGTGCCAGCGCCCGGCACCTTGAGCGCCAGATCCAGGCGCATACCCGGACCCAGCCAGTAGTCCTTGCCCAGCGGCCGCGGCGCCACCGGGTTGCCGTCCAGGGCATAGATGCGCGACTCGGCACCCGGCAGGTTGAGGCGATAGGTCACGGTGTTGTCGACATTGATCAGGCGCAGGCGCACCACCTGCCCGGCCGGCAATTCCAGGGTCGGCAGCGATACGCCGTTGATGCTCGACAGACGCCCGCGAGTGCCTTCGCGGGCCGCCTCGCGGGGCACGCTGAAATCGGTAAAGGCACCCTGCTCGTCGACATGCCAACTCTTCAGGCACAAGGTGCGCTCATGGGCGAACCCGCTCGGCTCGCGCTCCTCGACGATCAGCGGGCCGACCAGGCCGCGGCCGAGCTGTTCGCTGCTGGCCGTGTGCGGGTGGTACCAGTAGCTGCCGGCATCCGGGGTGATGAAGTCGTAGTCGAAATACTCGCCCGGCAGCACCGGCAGCTGCGAGACATAGGGCACGCCGTCCATCTCCAGCGGCAGGCGGATGCCGTGCCAGTGGATGGTGGTGGGGACTTCCAGTTTGTTGATGAAGCGCACGCGCAGGCGCTCGCCCTGGCGGCAACGCAGCTCCAGGCCCGGCGCCTGGCCGCCATAGCCCCAGGCCGGCGTGACATGCCCCGGCACCAGCTCCAGATCGAGCGGCGCGGCGATCAGCTCATAGTCATGGCTCGCCACATTCTGCGGGCGGCCCAGCCAGTAGCGCACGCCACCGGCGCCGAGGCCGGCGATGCCAAGGCCAGCGATGCCGGCGAGGATTTGTCTGCGCGTGAAAGACATAGTGATTCCCGTAGCCCGGATGCAATCCGGGAAGAGCGCAGCCCTGATCGCATGAGGGCTGCCAATTGCAATATCTTCTCATTTCAGCACACAGCAGGACGAACCTTCGTGCGAGGCGGATTGCCGCAGAACAGATGCAACAAGGGCAGCTCGCGCTGCCCTTGTCGGTCACATCATTCCCACTCAATCATCAACAAGCCACCTAACCCATTGTGGTTAAAGGGATTGACTGTGATCGACTTGGGGCCTTACCGCCGCTTTTGCCGTCAACCGTAGAGAGCTTTTGCTAGCGCGGGAGATGGAGCTATTTGCGGGAAAACGACACTAGGGACACCATCATCAATCGAGTACAAGGATACCGGCAACCAACCGTCTTGTCCGCCCTGGCCGCAAACAGCCCTTCCAGAGAAAGCAATGATTGAAAACTATGGCCTTCTAGGATTGCTAATCAACGATAGCGCCCGCTGAAGGTCCTCCGCTACTAGTCGTGAAAGCTCATCCAGTCTGGCAAGGCCGGGTTGACGCTTCGCACCTGACTCATCAGACCAAGCCATGTCCCACAAGCAGTCCTCCGTTTGCAAAATGTCAGTGACACGATACGAACGCGATGCAGACCCACTAGGCGTTAGCTCGCTACTGACTCCATTGCGCACAACATCTGATCGATAGAACGATAGGAACTCATCAAGATCCTCTCGCAACAATGGCTTGGTCTTAAGCGAATAGCGTTTGGTCGTCCGCAGCTCGTATATCCACAGATGTTCTGAAGGCAGAAGTTTGTCTTGTGCGCGTCGACGGTCGAAGAAGAGGACGTTCGCTTTGACCCCTTGGGCATAAAACAGACCGGCGGGTAGACGGAGAAGAGTATGAAAGCGGCACTCTTCGAGCAAACGACGACGGATGACAGCACCAGCTCCTCCCTCGTAGAGAACGTTGTCTGGCACCACCACTGCAGCACGCCCACCAGGCTTTAGCTGGGCAACGATATGCTGAAGAAAGTTGAGCTGCTTGTTTGCGGTCTGCACCCAGAAATCAGCGCGCACGATAGTGAGGCTATCCTCGCTACGGTTACTTTTCTGGTCTTGTGTGTACGTCACGCTGCCCTTCACGCCGAACGGAGGATTGGTCAACACGACATCAGCTTGAAACTTTGGTGGCTGTTTCAGACTATCACTGCAAGTGATAGGCAATTCTGATTCCGCGTTTCCACCCACGCCGTGCAGCAAAAGGTTCATGGTGGCAAGGCGTGCGACTTCTTCAACGAGCTCCACGCCTCGAATCGACTTCGTGGCCAGCCGCTTCTGCTGCGCTCGCGTCATGAGCGGATTCATTCGCTTCAAATAGTCATGGGCGGCAAGCAAGAATCCGGCTGTGCCGCACGCCGGGTCGCACACGACCTCGCCTAGTACAGGATTGACGCATTCGACAATGACATCGATCAACGCTCTCGGCGTGAAGTACTGCCCCGCACCACTCTTTGTATCTCGAGCGTTCTTCTCCAACAGACCTTCGTATGCATCGCCTTTCAGGTCACTGGAGAGACCGGTCCACTCGGTTTGGCCGATCAAATCTACGATAAGTAGTCTCAGCTTGGCGGGGTCCTTGATCTTGTTCTTTGCATTCCGGAAGATCAAGCCGAGCATGCCATCACGCTCGCCCAACGCCGCAAGCACTCGAATGTAGTGCGCCTGCATGTCCTCAGCGTCCCGATCGAGCAACGATCCCCAGGCATACTCGGCCGGAACGGGTCCACCCTCCTGCTCATCGGACATCTTGAGAAATAACAGGTAGGTAAGCTGCTCGACATAGTCGGGGTAGGAAAGTCCATCATCCCGCAAGACATTGCAGTACTGCCAAAGCTTGCGGACAAGGGCGCTCGCCTCACCCGCTGCAGCTGCGCTCTTAACTTTCATGCCGCCACCTTCAACACAATGAGGCGCACCCACCAAAGATATTTGAACGACTCAACATATACCTTGGCTGCGGCCGAATATTCTTCTTCTGCTTTCATCACATTCTTCAAATCACGTATCGCATCGGAGAAGGCATCGCTCAATACCGTATTTCCGTCAAAATTTTGAGGGGCTTCCCGCTCGCCTCGGCCGACAATCCGCTCAATCTTGTTGTAAAGCACGACGCGAGCCTCACGGAAGGCTGGCCAGTCCAAATGCAGGATCAGTCGGCTAGCAGCGAGCTTGGCTTCGGGGCCAGGCTGTCCTTTGAAATCAGGGGAAAGGTCCACCTCACCACTCTGCCGAAAAGTGAGCAAGGCGACGTCGAATACGTTTGTGGGATCCAGCAGAGCCGGAACCTCTTGCCCTCGCCCTTGAGCCGGCGTAGACGCTCTGGCTCCAGGATCAATGAGGGGGAAATGGCCACCTTTGCCCCCTGTTCCTGCACCTTCTGGATTGATCCGGGGACGATTCGCACGGTGGCAACTCAGGCGGAGGTTCGTCCAGTCGAACGCCAACCAGTAGTAGCCGGGATGCATGGGGTCTTCTTTGACGCCGAGCTTTGGTCTGAAGTGATCTATGTCATCGTCGGTCCCAGGGTTTTTGCATTCAACGTACCAACATTTGCCGTGCGAGAACGCCGAAAACTCTGCGCGCAGAGCGACCCATTGGGCGCGATTGGCATTGATGAACGCAGCACGTTGCAGCGGGTCTGCCTCTGCAAGAACGGCATCACGCGTCGCTTCTAGCGCCGGAATGAGATGGCGTATTCTTGGCTTTAGCTCTTCCAGGTCAATGAATCGCATCAGCGGCCCTCGGCCGTTTGGAGCTGTTTGACGATCTTCGCAGCCAAGCGAGCCCGCTCGTCCATTTGTTCAGGCGTCAACTGAACAGACTCAGCCCACGCTGGATCTTGCTGTTCTGTCCATGCCTTCACAAATTGACCATAGAGAGGATCACGAATTGTTTGGTCGAAGCCTAAGGCTCTGAGGCGCGCCTTTATATCTCGAAACTCAGATTCTTCCTCGGGCGTCAGGATATCTTTCATCGCAAGGATTCGCTGGCGGTCAAGCTCCTCCTGTGTCTTCGGATCGAGTGTCGAGCGCAGCCGGAAAAGGTCACTAGTAAGGATTGCAGCGACACCCATTCCTCGTGGATCGTTGTCCGGCAACTCCGCAACCGCTCGCCCCTCTGCATCACGGCGAAATATCCTCACCTGATCACGTTTGAGTCCTGCAAATACCAGTGGATCGTGCGACGACATTACAATGTGGCAACTGTCACGACCTCGAATAAAGCGATCGAGGAACTCAAGATATTGTGTGCTCCAACTTGGGTTCAGATGAGTATCTGGCTCGTCGAGCAAGAACAATGCCTCATCTCGCGCCGTGAACTTCAGTAGACCGAGGACAAGCAGCAGCTGTTGCTCTCCTTCACTCAAGTCTCGATAGGTGACCTCTCCCCCGCCGGCAGCAGGTGTCATTCGAACCCGCGTTCTCACTTCACCAAGGAGCTTCGAGAGATGAGTACTCTCGAGCGCGGTGAAGAATGCGTACTGATCAGCGTAGGACGCATAGACTTGTTCAAGTGCATCCGGTTTTGGCAAAAAAAGATACAAGCTTTCAACGGCGGGATTCTTGGTCAAATCAACGGCAATACGTCTATCCATGCGCGCTGG
Encoded here:
- a CDS encoding multicopper oxidase family protein gives rise to the protein MSFTRRQILAGIAGLGIAGLGAGGVRYWLGRPQNVASHDYELIAAPLDLELVPGHVTPAWGYGGQAPGLELRCRQGERLRVRFINKLEVPTTIHWHGIRLPLEMDGVPYVSQLPVLPGEYFDYDFITPDAGSYWYHPHTASSEQLGRGLVGPLIVEEREPSGFAHERTLCLKSWHVDEQGAFTDFSVPREAAREGTRGRLSSINGVSLPTLELPAGQVVRLRLINVDNTVTYRLNLPGAESRIYALDGNPVAPRPLGKDYWLGPGMRLDLALKVPGAGTELSLRNGPLRLATLKSVASAQAADDWPPALPANPVAEPDLSQAETLRFNFEWAALLASPNQAGPARYWQINGQAWDIDDKACADRPIATLKKDGHYIFVLRNMAQYQHPIHLHGMSFKVLDSDRRDIVPYLTDTYLLGKNETARIAFVADNPGVWMFHCHVIDHMETGLMAAIAVV
- the mltF gene encoding membrane-bound lytic murein transglycosylase MltF encodes the protein MLVQIALRIRTAAWLLAIAIPLLLAGCDGDGEVAKQPSTLERVQEEGALRVVTRNSPATYFQDRNGETGFEYELVKRFAENLGVQLQIETADNLDDLFSRLNQANGPVLAAAGLVDSEGRKSQAQFSQAYLQVTPQVIYRNGQPRPSRPEDLVGKRILVLQGSSHAEQLAQLQATLPELKYEESSAVEVVDLLRMVDEGQIDLTLVDSNELAMNQVYFPNVRVAFDLGDARNVGWAVASGTDDSLLLEVNHFLALVEENGSLQRLKQRYYGHVDVLGYVGAYTFAKHLQQRLPRYEQHFKQAAEKHKVDWRLLAAVGYQESLWQPEATSKTGVRGLMMLTQGTAQAMGVANRLDPRQSIMGGGKYLALIHSGLAEDLGEPDRTWFALAAYNIGIAHLGDARKLAKAEGLDPNKWLDVQKMLPRLAQKQWYSKTRYGYARGGETVHFVRNIRRYYDILNWVTQPQLEGTQVAESGFHVPGVNKTIPPEDSTQL
- the tadA gene encoding tRNA adenosine(34) deaminase TadA yields the protein MRQIKIIDRSQDERFMREALALASEGAALGEVPVGAVLVQDGEIIGRGFNCPISTHDPSGHAEMVAIRAAALDLRNYRLPGSTLYVTLEPCSMCAGLIVHSRIARVVYGATEPKAGVVVSRGQFFSQEFLNHRVLVEGGLLAQECGAVLSAFFKARRT
- a CDS encoding AAA family ATPase — protein: MRLDEVTIGEFKNLRNLHVDFDEQSPYTVLVGENGSGKSNLIEALSLIFRNLDLDLEAPFPYHLKYQCRDQGIEIKAEGDQFPRFWVRGKSGSEYKELTRKRFMAEDDSGRPLYRPGFVFGYYSGPSDRLASIFEKHRERYYNWIIKSTEQRGKVRVADPNNLRRLFYAQTLHGQFALIAFFMNAADNHSDDDREFLREHLQIDGLDSVLFALKRPPWKRRDGDSRFWGAVGEVQEFLSRLYDKAMLPARMDRRIAVDLTKNPAVESLYLFLPKPDALEQVYASYADQYAFFTALESTHLSKLLGEVRTRVRMTPAAGGGEVTYRDLSEGEQQLLLVLGLLKFTARDEALFLLDEPDTHLNPSWSTQYLEFLDRFIRGRDSCHIVMSSHDPLVFAGLKRDQVRIFRRDAEGRAVAELPDNDPRGMGVAAILTSDLFRLRSTLDPKTQEELDRQRILAMKDILTPEEESEFRDIKARLRALGFDQTIRDPLYGQFVKAWTEQQDPAWAESVQLTPEQMDERARLAAKIVKQLQTAEGR
- a CDS encoding class I SAM-dependent DNA methyltransferase, whose translation is MKVKSAAAAGEASALVRKLWQYCNVLRDDGLSYPDYVEQLTYLLFLKMSDEQEGGPVPAEYAWGSLLDRDAEDMQAHYIRVLAALGERDGMLGLIFRNAKNKIKDPAKLRLLIVDLIGQTEWTGLSSDLKGDAYEGLLEKNARDTKSGAGQYFTPRALIDVIVECVNPVLGEVVCDPACGTAGFLLAAHDYLKRMNPLMTRAQQKRLATKSIRGVELVEEVARLATMNLLLHGVGGNAESELPITCSDSLKQPPKFQADVVLTNPPFGVKGSVTYTQDQKSNRSEDSLTIVRADFWVQTANKQLNFLQHIVAQLKPGGRAAVVVPDNVLYEGGAGAVIRRRLLEECRFHTLLRLPAGLFYAQGVKANVLFFDRRRAQDKLLPSEHLWIYELRTTKRYSLKTKPLLREDLDEFLSFYRSDVVRNGVSSELTPSGSASRSYRVTDILQTEDCLWDMAWSDESGAKRQPGLARLDELSRLVAEDLQRALSLISNPRRP